A genomic region of Streptomyces sp. R33 contains the following coding sequences:
- a CDS encoding Fur family transcriptional regulator has translation MSDLLERLRGRGWRMTSQRRVVAEVLDGDHVHLTADEVHARAVERLPEISRATVYNALGELVALGEVVELSTDGRAKRYDPNAHHPHHHLVCSRCGTIRDVHPTGDPLAGLPPEERFGFTVSKAEVTYRGLCPSCA, from the coding sequence ATGAGTGACCTGCTGGAACGACTGCGCGGGCGTGGCTGGCGGATGACCTCCCAGCGGCGTGTCGTTGCGGAGGTGCTCGACGGGGACCACGTGCACCTGACGGCCGACGAGGTGCATGCGCGTGCGGTGGAGCGGCTGCCGGAGATCTCGCGGGCCACCGTCTACAACGCCCTGGGCGAGCTGGTCGCCCTCGGCGAGGTGGTGGAGCTGTCCACGGACGGCCGCGCCAAGCGGTACGACCCCAACGCGCACCACCCGCACCACCACCTGGTGTGCTCCCGCTGCGGCACCATCCGCGACGTCCACCCCACGGGCGATCCCCTTGCCGGCCTCCCGCCGGAGGAACGCTTCGGCTTCACGGTGTCCAAGGCCGAGGTCACCTACCGCGGACTGTGCCCCTCCTGCGCCTAG
- the katG gene encoding catalase/peroxidase HPI, which translates to MSENHDANDVDARTEGGGGCPVAHGRAAHPTQGGGNRQWWPERLNLKILAKNPAVANPLGEEFDYAEAFGTLDLPAVKRDIAEVLTTSQDWWPADFGHYGPFMIRMAWHSAGTYRISDGRGGAGAGQQRFAPLNSWPDNGNLDKARRLLWPVKKKYGQSLSWADLMILTGNVALEQMGFETFGFGGGRADVWEPDEDVYWGPETTWLGDERYTGDRELESPLGAVQMGLIYVNPEGPNGNPDPLAAARDIRETFRRMAMNDEETVALIAGGHTFGKTHGAGPADNVGADPEGAPIEAQGLGWSNSFGTGKGADAITSGLEGIWTNTPTTWDNSFFEILFGYEWELFESPAGAHQWRPKAGAGAGTVPDAHDASKSHAPTMLTTDLSLRFDPAYEPISRRFLENPAEFADAFARAWFKLTHRDMGPIVRYLGPEVPSETLLWQDPLPAVTHALVDAEDIASLKSRILASDLSVSQLVSTAWASASSFRGSDKRGGANGARIRLQPQSGWEVNEPDQLTTVLRTLEGVRHSFNSARTDGKQVSLADLIVLAGGAGVEQAAKNAGFDVEVPFTPGRADASQEQTDVESFAALEPVADGFRNYLGKGNRLPAEYLLLDRANLLTLSAPEMTVLVGGLRVLGANHQQSSHGVLTTTPESLTNDFFANLLDLGTTWTATSEDANTFEGRDATTGEVKWTGTRADLVFGSNSELRALAEVYASDDAKEKFVKDFVAAWDKVMNLDRFDLV; encoded by the coding sequence ATGTCTGAGAACCATGATGCAAACGACGTAGACGCGAGGACGGAGGGCGGAGGCGGGTGCCCGGTCGCGCACGGGCGCGCCGCACACCCGACTCAGGGCGGCGGGAACCGCCAGTGGTGGCCCGAGCGGCTCAACCTCAAGATCCTCGCCAAGAACCCGGCCGTGGCCAACCCCCTCGGCGAGGAGTTCGACTACGCCGAGGCGTTCGGGACGCTCGACCTCCCCGCGGTGAAGCGGGACATAGCGGAGGTGCTGACCACCTCGCAGGACTGGTGGCCGGCCGACTTCGGGCACTACGGCCCGTTCATGATCCGGATGGCGTGGCACAGCGCCGGCACGTACCGGATCAGCGACGGCCGCGGCGGCGCCGGAGCGGGACAGCAGCGCTTCGCCCCGCTCAACAGCTGGCCGGACAACGGCAACCTCGACAAGGCCCGTCGCCTGCTGTGGCCCGTCAAGAAGAAGTACGGCCAGAGCCTCTCCTGGGCCGACCTCATGATCCTCACCGGCAACGTGGCCCTGGAGCAGATGGGCTTCGAGACCTTCGGCTTCGGCGGCGGCCGCGCGGACGTCTGGGAGCCCGACGAGGACGTGTACTGGGGTCCCGAGACCACCTGGCTCGGCGACGAGCGCTACACGGGCGACCGTGAGCTGGAGAGCCCCCTCGGCGCGGTCCAGATGGGCCTCATCTACGTCAACCCGGAGGGGCCGAACGGAAACCCCGACCCGCTCGCCGCGGCCCGCGACATCCGCGAGACGTTCCGCCGGATGGCGATGAACGACGAGGAGACGGTCGCCCTGATCGCGGGCGGCCACACCTTCGGCAAGACCCACGGTGCGGGCCCCGCGGACAACGTCGGCGCCGACCCCGAGGGCGCTCCGATCGAGGCTCAGGGCCTGGGCTGGAGCAACAGCTTCGGCACCGGCAAGGGCGCCGACGCGATCACCAGCGGCCTCGAAGGCATCTGGACCAACACCCCCACCACGTGGGACAACAGCTTCTTCGAGATCCTCTTCGGCTACGAGTGGGAGCTGTTCGAGAGCCCGGCCGGCGCACACCAGTGGCGTCCGAAGGCGGGCGCCGGAGCGGGCACCGTCCCCGACGCCCACGACGCGTCGAAGAGCCACGCGCCGACGATGCTGACGACGGACCTCTCCCTCCGCTTCGACCCGGCGTACGAGCCCATCTCGCGGCGCTTCCTGGAGAACCCCGCGGAGTTCGCGGACGCCTTCGCCCGCGCCTGGTTCAAGCTGACCCACCGCGACATGGGCCCGATCGTGCGCTACCTCGGCCCGGAGGTCCCGTCCGAGACCCTGCTCTGGCAGGACCCCCTCCCGGCCGTGACGCACGCGCTCGTCGACGCCGAGGACATCGCCTCCCTCAAGAGCAGGATCCTCGCCTCGGACCTGTCGGTGTCCCAGCTCGTCTCCACTGCGTGGGCGTCGGCCTCGTCCTTCCGCGGCAGCGACAAGCGCGGCGGCGCCAACGGCGCACGCATCCGCCTCCAGCCCCAGAGCGGGTGGGAGGTCAACGAGCCCGACCAGCTGACGACGGTCCTGCGCACCCTGGAGGGCGTCCGGCATTCCTTCAACTCGGCCCGGACCGACGGGAAGCAGGTCTCGCTCGCCGACCTGATCGTGCTCGCCGGCGGTGCGGGCGTCGAGCAGGCCGCGAAGAACGCCGGCTTCGACGTGGAGGTCCCCTTCACCCCGGGCCGTGCGGACGCCTCGCAGGAGCAGACCGACGTGGAGTCGTTCGCGGCGCTCGAGCCGGTCGCCGACGGCTTCCGCAACTACCTGGGGAAGGGCAACCGGCTGCCGGCCGAGTACCTGCTGCTCGACCGGGCGAACCTGCTGACGCTGAGCGCCCCCGAGATGACGGTCCTCGTCGGTGGGCTCCGCGTCCTGGGCGCGAACCACCAGCAGTCGTCGCACGGCGTGCTCACCACGACCCCCGAGTCGCTGACGAACGACTTCTTCGCCAACCTGCTCGACCTGGGCACCACGTGGACGGCGACCTCCGAGGACGCGAACACGTTCGAGGGCCGCGACGCCACCACGGGCGAGGTGAAGTGGACCGGAACCCGCGCCGACCTCGTCTTCGGCTCGAACTCCGAGCTGCGTGCGCTCGCCGAGGTCTACGCGAGCGATGACGCGAAGGAGAAGTTCGTGAAGGACTTCGTCGCCGCCTGGGACAAGGTCATGAACCTCGACCGGTTCGACCTCGTCTGA
- a CDS encoding VOC family protein: MASIKQFQVTFDCAEPARVARFWSEVLGYVAPPPEGFATWEDFDRAVPPEQPGPEFASCADPTGVGPRLFFQRVPEGKVVKNRVHLDVRVGTGLVGEERLAALEAACARLIPLGAVRGQLLLADGVNESCLVMQDIEGNEFCLD, encoded by the coding sequence ATGGCATCGATCAAGCAGTTCCAAGTCACCTTCGACTGCGCAGAACCTGCGCGCGTCGCTCGCTTCTGGTCCGAGGTGTTGGGGTACGTCGCACCGCCGCCGGAGGGGTTCGCCACTTGGGAAGACTTCGATCGCGCCGTGCCGCCTGAGCAGCCGGGTCCGGAGTTCGCATCATGCGCCGACCCCACAGGCGTGGGCCCCCGGCTGTTCTTCCAGCGCGTTCCCGAGGGCAAGGTCGTCAAGAACCGGGTGCATCTTGACGTGCGGGTCGGCACGGGGCTCGTGGGTGAAGAGCGCCTTGCCGCACTCGAGGCCGCCTGCGCACGACTGATCCCGCTCGGCGCGGTACGCGGGCAGCTGCTGCTTGCCGATGGCGTCAACGAGTCGTGCCTCGTGATGCAGGACATCGAGGGCAACGAGTTCTGCCTCGACTGA
- a CDS encoding DUF6194 family protein, whose amino-acid sequence MTIDEITDFVSALEGVLAVRPGPGDGSPEIGWGDTFFYHAPDGVVPTAAQPFATIVTKDHPGDAASRLDRPDTFRVNVAAGREEFIRRTGRAPRDPAAGGDPGAGDTVLAHPVYGSLGWLAVVNPGRRTDTALRELLRHAHHLARARHDRRRGTATGDGGPQG is encoded by the coding sequence ATGACCATCGACGAGATCACCGACTTCGTGAGCGCCCTCGAGGGAGTACTGGCCGTCAGGCCGGGGCCCGGCGACGGATCGCCCGAAATCGGCTGGGGCGACACGTTCTTCTACCACGCGCCCGACGGCGTCGTCCCGACAGCGGCCCAGCCCTTCGCGACGATCGTGACGAAGGACCACCCGGGCGACGCGGCGTCGCGCCTGGACCGGCCGGACACGTTCCGTGTCAACGTCGCCGCCGGGAGGGAGGAGTTCATCCGCCGGACGGGCCGCGCGCCGCGCGATCCGGCCGCCGGCGGCGACCCCGGCGCCGGGGACACCGTGCTGGCGCACCCGGTCTACGGCTCTCTCGGCTGGCTTGCCGTGGTGAATCCGGGCCGGCGCACGGATACGGCCCTGCGTGAACTGCTGCGCCACGCGCACCACCTGGCGCGTGCGCGCCACGATCGGCGCAGGGGCACGGCGACGGGCGACGGAGGCCCGCAGGGGTGA
- a CDS encoding MerR family transcriptional regulator, giving the protein MPTLKSSVLRTVDVARRAGYSVQQIRNLERDGVVPPAARTAAGYRVYGEVHLNSVLAYRALAAGTGPVEAKRIVRAVHEGPTARLLALLDAVHARLDRERTDLGLAREAARAISAEPVCGVRPADAMGVSELAAALGVRASTLRHWDAEGLVIPDRLSGRGTRRYSPAQVRDARIVHQLRGAGYRIDPLRALMPQLRRGHRWETVETALAARETSIELRSRALLDAAAALRAVIDLADRAVPDRPTSA; this is encoded by the coding sequence GTGCCAACCCTCAAATCGTCGGTACTGCGGACGGTCGACGTCGCGCGGCGGGCCGGCTACTCCGTTCAGCAGATCCGCAACCTCGAGCGCGACGGCGTGGTGCCGCCCGCGGCGCGCACCGCTGCGGGCTACCGGGTCTACGGCGAGGTCCACCTGAACTCCGTACTGGCCTACCGGGCGCTGGCAGCCGGTACGGGCCCGGTGGAGGCCAAGCGGATCGTGCGCGCCGTTCACGAGGGCCCGACCGCTCGGCTGCTCGCCCTCCTCGACGCGGTTCACGCCCGGCTCGACCGGGAGCGTACGGATCTGGGGCTCGCCAGGGAGGCCGCCCGGGCGATCTCGGCCGAGCCGGTCTGCGGCGTACGCCCGGCGGACGCGATGGGCGTGTCCGAACTCGCAGCGGCCCTCGGGGTCCGCGCCTCGACCTTGCGGCACTGGGACGCGGAGGGGCTCGTCATCCCCGACAGGCTCTCCGGACGGGGGACGCGACGCTACTCACCGGCGCAGGTCCGCGATGCCAGGATCGTCCACCAGCTGCGCGGCGCCGGGTACCGCATCGATCCGCTCCGCGCCCTGATGCCCCAGCTGCGGCGCGGGCACCGGTGGGAGACCGTGGAGACGGCGCTGGCGGCCCGCGAGACGAGCATCGAGCTGCGCTCCCGTGCACTTCTCGACGCCGCTGCCGCCCTCCGGGCCGTCATCGACCTCGCGGACCGGGCCGTCCCGGACCGGCCGACTTCGGCGTAA
- a CDS encoding SpoIIE family protein phosphatase: protein MTRSESAGPLDGPEAAMLDALFSQSPVGLHLLDTDLRVLRVNTATPAMQDLRMEDVVGRRFDEAYGVVDADEAVDLARGVLDSGVAVVGHVLRARRRARPDKEHFYEVSVFRLESPSGEVLGLAVAVVEVTEREKGRARAEVLRIARERVGRTLDVTATCQELVDVVVPRVADVAVVEVVDAVLRGDEPPLAPLPLEVPLRRAAFRNSGSNPGAGTAEEPQAHPLGDVRALPAPTPYTQALSDLRARAVALNGGLPWLAADPDRAEAIRAAGAHHLITAPLTVRDTVLGLISLYRTQQPDPYDEQDVGLVLQLADHTALCIDNARRYTREHTIAATVQRQLLPRRPASHTALETAYLLLPSDRGVEWYDTIPLSGARTALVVGGVLGQGLHSAGVMGQLRTVVRSLAAFDMEPDELLARLNDTATFLAAERADLPTADPVHREAFAARCTYAVYDPLTRTCTVAGAGAPNLVVVHPDGSSEVPDVPSGSLLGSAEATPFAATAFEIPEGALLILSDTPAPALEPTADGDVLRRLLAQADRSLEDLRDDILYAFAGGAPPGPAALLLARTRSFPADRVAVWQLPDAPTAAATARRLVRSQLVDWNVEEETAFDTEVIVSELVTNAVRYGSPPLELRVINDRVLTCEVRDSSPSAPHLRHAGVVDEGGRGLFIIAQLAQAWGTRYTPAGKTIWTEQTLR, encoded by the coding sequence GTGACCCGGAGCGAGTCGGCCGGGCCTCTGGACGGGCCGGAGGCTGCGATGCTGGACGCCCTGTTCAGCCAGTCCCCCGTGGGCTTGCACCTGCTGGACACCGATCTCCGCGTCCTGCGCGTCAACACCGCCACGCCCGCCATGCAGGACCTGCGCATGGAAGACGTCGTCGGGCGCCGTTTCGACGAGGCCTACGGGGTCGTGGACGCCGACGAGGCCGTGGACCTCGCGCGTGGAGTGCTGGACAGTGGTGTGGCCGTGGTCGGGCACGTCCTACGGGCCCGCCGCCGTGCGCGACCCGACAAGGAGCACTTCTACGAGGTCTCCGTCTTCCGCCTCGAGTCGCCGTCCGGGGAGGTGCTCGGCCTCGCGGTGGCCGTGGTCGAGGTCACCGAGCGGGAGAAGGGGCGTGCCCGCGCGGAGGTGCTGCGCATCGCCCGTGAGCGGGTGGGGCGAACCCTCGACGTGACGGCCACCTGCCAGGAACTCGTGGACGTGGTGGTACCGCGGGTGGCCGACGTCGCGGTCGTGGAGGTGGTGGACGCCGTACTGCGCGGGGACGAGCCCCCGCTCGCCCCCCTCCCCCTCGAGGTGCCGCTGCGCCGCGCCGCCTTCCGCAACAGCGGGAGCAACCCCGGCGCCGGCACCGCCGAGGAGCCGCAGGCGCATCCGCTGGGCGACGTACGCGCCCTGCCCGCCCCCACGCCCTACACGCAGGCCCTCTCCGACCTGCGGGCCCGCGCGGTAGCCCTGAACGGCGGCCTCCCGTGGCTCGCGGCGGATCCGGACCGCGCGGAGGCGATCCGTGCAGCGGGGGCGCATCACCTCATCACGGCTCCACTGACCGTACGGGACACCGTGCTGGGCCTGATCAGCCTGTACCGGACGCAACAGCCCGATCCCTACGACGAACAGGACGTCGGTCTCGTGCTCCAGCTGGCAGACCACACGGCGCTGTGCATCGACAACGCCCGCCGCTACACGCGCGAGCACACCATCGCCGCGACCGTCCAGCGGCAGCTCCTCCCGCGCCGCCCGGCTTCGCACACGGCGCTGGAGACGGCGTACCTGCTGCTGCCTTCCGACAGGGGGGTGGAGTGGTACGACACCATCCCGTTGTCCGGAGCCCGTACGGCACTGGTCGTCGGCGGCGTTCTCGGCCAGGGGCTCCACTCCGCGGGTGTCATGGGGCAGCTGCGCACGGTGGTCCGCTCCCTGGCCGCGTTCGACATGGAACCCGACGAGCTCCTCGCCCGGCTGAACGACACGGCGACGTTCCTGGCAGCCGAGCGTGCTGACCTGCCGACCGCCGACCCGGTGCACCGCGAGGCCTTCGCCGCGCGCTGCACGTACGCCGTCTACGACCCGCTGACCCGGACCTGCACGGTCGCGGGAGCCGGCGCCCCGAACCTCGTCGTCGTCCACCCGGACGGAAGTTCCGAGGTCCCCGACGTGCCGTCCGGGTCCCTGCTGGGGAGCGCCGAGGCAACGCCCTTTGCCGCGACGGCCTTCGAGATCCCCGAGGGCGCTCTGCTGATCCTCTCCGACACGCCGGCCCCGGCCCTGGAGCCGACCGCCGACGGGGACGTCTTGCGCCGTCTGCTCGCGCAGGCCGACCGCTCCCTGGAGGACCTGCGCGACGACATCCTGTACGCGTTCGCGGGCGGTGCCCCGCCCGGCCCGGCCGCGCTCCTGCTCGCCCGCACGCGCTCCTTCCCCGCCGACCGGGTGGCCGTCTGGCAGCTCCCGGACGCCCCGACGGCCGCCGCCACCGCCAGACGGCTGGTCCGCAGTCAGCTCGTCGACTGGAACGTGGAGGAGGAGACGGCCTTCGACACCGAGGTCATCGTCAGCGAGCTCGTCACCAACGCCGTCCGGTACGGAAGCCCGCCGCTGGAGCTGCGCGTCATCAACGACCGCGTCCTCACCTGCGAGGTACGTGACAGCAGCCCGTCGGCTCCGCACCTGCGCCACGCCGGTGTGGTCGACGAGGGCGGCCGCGGGCTGTTCATCATCGCCCAGCTCGCTCAGGCCTGGGGCACCCGGTACACCCCCGCCGGCAAGACCATCTGGACCGAGCAGACTCTGCGGTAA
- a CDS encoding MAB_1171c family putative transporter: MNDSNGLGFYIPGVLLLVAAGLKLPALWRNPRDELLRSVCILLALATAVFGFTAIPTIVAVNRITGVPNAAAPLVFSLLTAFSGANIVLIFRWSSGPEDAERTRRRSRLCNAVTLVVIAAINVLFALGDAPVERLRDLDTYYASTPYIREMILLYLAAHTTAAVTMTLLCRRWAREVHGALRSGLGLIAGGYVLNLLYDIAKFTAIGAHWAGSDDWDALSSEIAPALASVSALLIATGFVLPLVSQHVTARWRMWRRYRRLRPLSQELKGATRRSIDLAGGAWTSIEIRLTQRESDIHDGILAVSPYLQAGVREQALREELEAGRPADEAAAVADAAALASAVVLWGRAQNAPGEEPVSRAASPVLTSPNSPQGLVRMSQALTRSATVRSCRRSAVVASSTA, encoded by the coding sequence GTGAACGACTCGAACGGACTGGGCTTCTACATACCCGGAGTCCTGCTGCTCGTGGCCGCGGGCCTCAAGCTCCCCGCCCTCTGGCGCAACCCCCGCGACGAACTCCTGCGGTCCGTCTGCATCCTCCTCGCGCTGGCGACCGCCGTGTTCGGGTTCACCGCGATCCCCACGATCGTCGCGGTCAACCGGATCACCGGAGTCCCGAACGCCGCCGCACCCCTCGTGTTCTCGCTGCTCACGGCCTTCTCCGGGGCCAACATCGTGCTCATCTTCCGCTGGAGCAGCGGCCCGGAGGACGCCGAGCGGACACGCCGGCGGTCCCGGCTGTGCAACGCGGTCACCCTTGTGGTGATCGCGGCCATCAACGTGCTCTTCGCGCTCGGTGACGCCCCCGTCGAGCGCCTGCGCGATCTGGACACGTACTACGCGTCCACGCCGTACATCAGGGAGATGATCCTCCTCTACCTCGCGGCCCACACCACGGCAGCCGTCACCATGACGCTTCTGTGCCGGAGGTGGGCGCGCGAGGTCCACGGCGCGCTCCGCTCCGGGCTCGGCCTGATCGCCGGCGGGTACGTGCTCAACCTCCTGTACGACATCGCCAAGTTCACTGCGATCGGGGCCCACTGGGCGGGCAGCGACGACTGGGACGCCCTCAGCTCGGAGATCGCACCGGCCCTCGCCTCCGTGTCCGCGCTCCTGATCGCGACCGGGTTCGTCCTGCCGCTCGTCTCCCAGCACGTGACGGCCCGATGGCGGATGTGGCGCCGGTACCGCCGCCTCCGCCCGCTGTCCCAGGAACTCAAGGGGGCGACACGGCGCAGCATCGACCTGGCCGGCGGGGCCTGGACGTCCATCGAGATCCGGCTGACCCAGCGTGAGTCGGACATCCACGACGGGATCCTCGCGGTCAGTCCCTATCTGCAGGCCGGCGTACGGGAACAGGCGCTCCGGGAGGAACTGGAAGCCGGTCGTCCGGCCGACGAGGCTGCGGCCGTCGCCGACGCCGCCGCTCTGGCGAGTGCCGTCGTCCTCTGGGGCCGCGCGCAGAACGCGCCCGGGGAAGAGCCGGTGTCACGGGCCGCGAGCCCGGTCCTGACCTCGCCGAACAGCCCTCAGGGACTGGTCCGCATGTCCCAGGCGCTGACCCGGTCGGCCACCGTCCGTTCCTGCCGGCGGAGCGCCGTCGTGGCGAGCAGCACAGCATGA
- a CDS encoding NAD(P)/FAD-dependent oxidoreductase, protein MTSRPSPLPRVVVLGGGLAGTLAAAALAPHVGEILILERDSALPQTPAPRARLPQAAHAHTLWAGGADAMEELLPGITADWLAAGAHRIPIPNGMVSFSPAGWYRRSWDPTHYLIGAGRDLIDWAVRRRVLGMPNVELRTRTKITGLAGDGARVRGVYAEQAGQDGRQAAQDGQQAGQDAYGSPGLIEADLVVDATGRNSKSTRWLLDIGGPEVRETVVDAGVRYASRRYRAPEGTETDWPVVHVPADPREARPGLFATIIPIEDGQWHVSLSGTRGGEPSSGEELFEEFARGVRHPLVADLLARAEPVSGVSTYARTANRRRHFERAGLPKGFVVVGDAATSLNPVYGHGMSVAARGALALRGQAARRPFASAGFTSRAQRAMTRPAAAAWLLAVGQDRFYPGAIGRRPNLADRLSARYVHRLAHTATGNAMIVERITDVVTLRKPAGILAGPAVLLAAALGPRKPLLDGPELTAREQEVLARPPLRSPHTASATDTDTDTDTDTDTP, encoded by the coding sequence ATGACATCGCGCCCTTCCCCGTTACCCCGCGTCGTCGTGCTCGGCGGCGGACTGGCGGGCACTCTCGCCGCGGCGGCCCTCGCCCCCCATGTCGGCGAGATCCTGATCCTGGAACGCGACAGTGCGCTGCCGCAGACACCGGCGCCGCGGGCGAGGCTCCCGCAGGCCGCGCACGCCCACACGCTGTGGGCCGGCGGGGCCGATGCCATGGAGGAACTCCTTCCCGGGATCACGGCCGACTGGCTCGCGGCCGGCGCCCACCGCATCCCGATCCCGAACGGGATGGTCTCGTTCTCCCCGGCCGGCTGGTACCGCCGCTCATGGGATCCGACGCACTACCTGATCGGCGCCGGCCGCGACCTGATCGACTGGGCCGTACGCAGGCGGGTCCTGGGGATGCCCAACGTCGAACTCAGGACGCGTACGAAGATCACCGGTCTCGCGGGCGACGGCGCACGCGTTCGGGGCGTGTACGCCGAACAGGCCGGGCAGGACGGCCGGCAAGCCGCGCAGGACGGACAGCAGGCCGGGCAGGACGCGTACGGGAGCCCGGGCCTGATCGAGGCGGACCTCGTCGTCGACGCGACCGGCCGCAACTCGAAGAGCACCCGGTGGCTCCTCGACATCGGCGGCCCCGAGGTGCGGGAGACGGTGGTCGACGCCGGAGTCCGCTACGCCAGCCGCCGATACCGCGCGCCGGAGGGAACGGAGACCGACTGGCCGGTGGTGCACGTTCCGGCCGATCCCCGGGAGGCCCGGCCCGGGCTCTTCGCCACCATCATCCCCATCGAGGACGGCCAGTGGCACGTCAGCCTCTCGGGTACGCGCGGCGGCGAGCCCTCCTCGGGCGAGGAGCTCTTCGAGGAGTTCGCCCGCGGCGTGCGGCACCCCCTCGTGGCCGATCTCCTCGCCCGCGCGGAGCCGGTCAGCGGGGTCAGCACGTACGCGCGCACCGCGAACCGCCGACGCCACTTCGAGCGGGCCGGGCTCCCCAAGGGATTCGTCGTGGTCGGTGACGCCGCCACCAGCCTCAACCCCGTCTACGGGCACGGCATGTCCGTCGCGGCCCGCGGCGCCCTCGCCCTGCGCGGCCAGGCCGCTCGGAGGCCGTTCGCCTCCGCGGGCTTCACGTCACGGGCCCAGCGCGCGATGACGCGGCCGGCGGCTGCGGCGTGGCTCCTGGCGGTCGGCCAGGACCGCTTCTACCCCGGCGCGATCGGCAGGAGGCCGAACCTGGCGGACCGGCTGAGCGCACGGTACGTCCACCGCCTCGCCCATACGGCCACGGGCAACGCCATGATCGTCGAACGGATCACCGACGTCGTGACCCTGCGGAAGCCGGCCGGCATCCTCGCCGGCCCTGCAGTGCTCCTGGCGGCGGCCCTCGGTCCCCGCAAGCCCCTGCTCGACGGCCCTGAACTCACTGCGCGCGAGCAGGAGGTCCTGGCCCGGCCCCCACTGCGCTCACCACACACCGCGAGCGCCACCGACACCGACACCGACACCGACACCGACACCGACACCCCCTAA
- a CDS encoding class I SAM-dependent methyltransferase has protein sequence MSDTTRAIAEYWDAAAAAFDDEPDHGLRQEHTRTAWARIMKSWFPLGPADVLDVGCGTGSLSLLLAEAGHRVTGVDLAPRMVEQAGAKLTAAGLAVRFLVGDAAAPPTGQERYDVVLSRHLLWTLPDPEAALREWVARLGPGGRLVLVEGRWREAGQSGVPYVAGAESLPWHGGITAEDLAAAVRPLVSGLRIEPLSGDAALWGGPVTDERYALIALA, from the coding sequence GTGTCTGATACCACCCGTGCCATTGCCGAGTACTGGGACGCGGCCGCAGCTGCGTTCGACGACGAGCCGGATCACGGCCTGCGTCAGGAGCACACCCGCACCGCGTGGGCCCGGATCATGAAATCGTGGTTCCCCCTCGGGCCGGCCGATGTGCTCGATGTCGGCTGCGGTACCGGGTCGTTGTCGCTGTTGCTGGCCGAGGCCGGGCACCGGGTCACCGGCGTGGACCTGGCGCCCCGGATGGTGGAGCAGGCCGGGGCCAAGCTCACGGCCGCGGGCCTTGCGGTCCGGTTCCTCGTCGGCGACGCCGCCGCTCCGCCGACGGGGCAGGAGCGGTACGACGTCGTACTCTCACGGCACCTGTTGTGGACCCTGCCCGATCCCGAGGCCGCGCTGCGGGAGTGGGTCGCGCGCCTCGGCCCGGGAGGCCGGCTGGTGCTGGTCGAAGGGCGGTGGCGGGAAGCGGGCCAGAGCGGCGTGCCGTACGTCGCCGGAGCCGAGTCACTGCCCTGGCACGGCGGTATCACCGCCGAGGACCTGGCCGCCGCCGTCCGTCCCCTCGTATCCGGCCTGCGCATCGAACCGCTCAGCGGCGACGCCGCGTTGTGGGGCGGACCCGTGACCGACGAGAGGTACGCGCTGATCGCCCTGGCCTGA
- a CDS encoding aminoglycoside phosphotransferase family protein, translated as MTLHHNEVPIDQALVRTLLEAQRPEWAGLPLSPAGAGTDNVMFRLGDDLVVRLPRTADNARSVHKEQEWLPRLASRLAFPVPEPVHAGTPTDAFPLVWSVYRWFDGDEAGPDTVRDWAAFGADLAAVVRELHAIDLMGATRTDDLSWYRGGSLQACDGWFGRSLDDCRATVGAELDIDALEQLWRSALVLPEPSGPHVWLHGDLKPTNLLVREGRLHAVIDFGALSVGFPDAEHATVWDLPPRARQAYWNSLDLDEATWVRARAWAIAVAVSGIPYYWHTYPAFVAECRARLEAILADASGRTGR; from the coding sequence GTGACGCTTCACCACAATGAGGTCCCGATCGACCAGGCGCTCGTCAGGACGCTGCTGGAGGCACAGCGCCCGGAGTGGGCCGGCCTGCCTCTGTCGCCGGCCGGTGCGGGAACGGACAACGTCATGTTCCGGCTCGGCGACGACCTGGTCGTGCGGCTCCCGCGCACCGCCGACAACGCCCGGTCCGTGCACAAGGAACAGGAGTGGCTCCCTCGCCTGGCATCCCGCCTCGCGTTTCCCGTCCCCGAGCCCGTCCACGCCGGGACGCCCACCGATGCCTTCCCGCTCGTCTGGTCCGTCTACCGCTGGTTCGACGGCGACGAAGCAGGTCCGGACACCGTCCGGGACTGGGCCGCCTTCGGAGCCGACCTGGCGGCGGTCGTGCGCGAACTCCACGCCATCGACCTCATGGGGGCGACTCGTACGGATGACCTCAGTTGGTACCGCGGTGGCAGCCTGCAGGCCTGCGACGGATGGTTCGGCAGATCCCTCGACGACTGCCGCGCCACCGTGGGTGCGGAGCTCGACATCGATGCGCTGGAACAGCTGTGGCGCAGCGCGCTCGTGCTGCCCGAGCCCTCCGGGCCCCACGTGTGGCTGCACGGCGACCTCAAGCCCACCAACCTCCTGGTCCGGGAGGGCAGGCTCCACGCGGTCATCGACTTCGGAGCCCTGTCGGTCGGCTTCCCCGACGCCGAGCACGCCACCGTCTGGGACCTGCCGCCCCGAGCCCGACAGGCCTACTGGAACTCCCTGGATCTCGATGAAGCGACCTGGGTCCGCGCCCGCGCCTGGGCGATCGCGGTCGCCGTGAGCGGCATCCCGTACTACTGGCACACCTACCCCGCCTTCGTCGCCGAATGCCGGGCGCGCCTCGAGGCGATTCTGGCCGATGCGTCGGGCCGGACCGGTCGTTAG